The Porites lutea chromosome 11, jaPorLute2.1, whole genome shotgun sequence genome includes a region encoding these proteins:
- the LOC140951895 gene encoding uncharacterized protein translates to MSKSEEPSRLSSLMLPKVMKCKYCDKCFSLSANCKQHEQTHTGVKPYQCKHCDKCFTQSSYCKQHERIHTGEKPYQCKYCNKCFSTSSLCKEHERVHTGVKPYQCKYCNKCFSQSSNCTYHERTHTCPGVKSYQCKYCDKCFTKSSNCKRHERTHSGIKPYQCKHCDKCFSYPSHCEEHERIHTGVKPYQCRYCNKYFRQSSSCTAHERTHTGVKSYTCKYCNKCFTQLSHCKDHEHAHTGEKSYQCKFCDKCFTKSSNCKQHELTHTGVKPHQCKYCNKCFSQSSNCTMHERTHTGEKFYPCKYCNKCFTYLTSCKRHEHTHTGVKPYQCKFCDKCFTQSSHCKKHELTHTREILSV, encoded by the coding sequence ATGTCCAAAAGTGAGGAGCCATCAAGATTAAGCAGTCTAATGCTACCAAAGGTTATGAAATGCAAGTATTGTGACAAGTGCTTTAGCTTGTCAGCAAATTGCAAGCAGCATGAACAAACCCACACAGGAGTGAAACCTTATCAGTGCAAGCATTGCGATAAATGCTTTACACAGTCATCATATTGCAAGCAGCATGAACGTATCCACACAGGAGAGAAACCTTATCAGTGCAAGTACTGTAATAAGTGCTTCAGTACTTCATCACTTTGCAAGGAGCATGAGCGTGTACATACAGGAGTGAAACCGTATCAGTGCAAGTATTGTAATAAGTGCTTTAGCCAGTCATCAAATTGCACGTACCATGAGCGTACCCACACTTGTCCAGGAGTAAAATCTTATCAGTGCAAATATTGTGATAAGTGCTTCACAAAGTCATCAAATTGCAAGCGCCATGAACGTACACACTCAGGGATAAAGCCTTATCAGTGCAAGCATTGTGATAAGTGCTTCAGTTATCCATCACATTGCGAGGAGCATGAACGTATACATACTGGAGTGAAACCATATCAGTGCAGGTATTGTAATAAGTACTTTCGCCAGTCATCAAGTTGCACGGCGCATGAACGTACCCATACAGGAGTGAAATCTTATACATGCAAGTACTGTAATAAGTGCTTTACACAGTTATCACATTGCAAGGACCATGAACATGCCCACACAGGAGAAAAATCTTATCAGTGCAAGTTTTGTGATAAATGCTTCACaaagtcatcaaattgtaagcAGCATGAACTTACCCACACAGGAGTGAAACCGCATCAGTGCAAGTATTGTAATAAGTGCTTTAGTCAGTCATCAAATTGCACAATGCATGAACGTACCCATACAGGAGAGAAATTTTATCCATGCAAGTATTGCAATAAGTGCTTTACGTACTTAACATCTTGCAAGCGCCATGAACATACCCATACAGGAGTGAAGCCTTATCAGTGTAAGTTTTGTGATAAGTGCTTCACACAGTCATCACATTGCAAGAAGCATGAACTTACACACACAAGAGAAATATTATCAGTGTAA